A stretch of the Negativicoccus succinicivorans genome encodes the following:
- the rnc gene encoding ribonuclease III, whose translation MTPSEVRRKQIQDFAAAHHIPVRDHSLLSTALTHTSYANEHRQQGIHDNERLEFLGDAVLDLVIGEYLFRKYPAWPEGDLTRAKASAVCEPALASCARKFYLGETLRLGKGEEHTGGRQRASILADAFEAVVGAIYLDTSYETAAEFIMEHLKPYLDLIDSGDYTRDYKTELQEFLQQDGDVDLRYNLLRDEGPDHDKTFYMEVELNGEAVASGVGKSKKAAAQQAAQAALQKLQANGGARS comes from the coding sequence ATGACTCCATCGGAAGTGCGGCGTAAACAGATTCAGGATTTTGCCGCTGCGCATCATATCCCGGTGCGAGATCATTCCCTTCTGAGTACGGCTCTGACGCATACATCCTATGCGAATGAACATCGGCAGCAGGGCATACACGATAATGAGCGGCTCGAGTTTTTAGGTGATGCCGTGCTGGACTTGGTGATTGGGGAATATCTTTTTCGTAAATATCCGGCTTGGCCCGAAGGAGATTTGACACGGGCCAAAGCGAGCGCCGTTTGCGAGCCTGCTTTGGCTTCTTGCGCCCGTAAATTTTACTTGGGTGAAACCTTGCGACTGGGTAAAGGAGAAGAACACACCGGGGGACGACAAAGAGCATCGATTCTGGCGGATGCATTTGAAGCGGTAGTTGGCGCGATTTATCTTGATACATCATACGAAACGGCCGCGGAATTTATCATGGAGCATTTGAAACCGTACCTGGATCTGATTGACAGTGGCGATTACACGCGCGACTATAAAACGGAATTGCAGGAATTTTTGCAGCAGGATGGAGATGTGGATCTCCGTTATAATTTGCTGCGTGATGAAGGTCCGGATCATGATAAAACGTTTTATATGGAAGTGGAATTAAATGGCGAGGCAGTCGCCTCCGGCGTAGGAAAAAGCAAAAAAGCGGCAGCGCAACAAGCAGCGCAAGCCGCATTGCAAAAGTTACAGGCAAATGGAGGAGCGCGGTCATGA